Proteins encoded within one genomic window of Deinococcus depolymerans:
- the rpmD gene encoding 50S ribosomal protein L30, producing the protein MKITLKRSVIGRPGYQVKTVHALGLKKIGDSREINDTPAIRGMVNTVKHLLEVEA; encoded by the coding sequence GTGAAAATCACCCTCAAGCGCAGCGTCATCGGCCGCCCTGGCTACCAGGTGAAGACCGTTCACGCGCTGGGCCTCAAGAAGATCGGCGACAGCCGTGAAATCAACGACACCCCCGCCATCCGCGGCATGGTGAACACCGTCAAGCACCTCCTGGAGGTGGAAGCGTGA
- the rplO gene encoding 50S ribosomal protein L15: MKLHELKPHAGSRKNRKRVGRGPGGTDKTAGRGHKGQKARSGAGKGSFFEGGRSTLISRLPKRGFNNVGITFEVVNLAGLDMIEDTITTIDRNTLELAGLVRRKNRPVKLLGNGELSRALTIHVDAASEGAVKAVEAAGGKVILPAVKTESAEKAE, from the coding sequence GTGAAGCTCCACGAACTCAAACCCCACGCCGGCAGCCGCAAGAACCGTAAGCGCGTCGGTCGTGGCCCCGGCGGCACCGACAAGACCGCCGGTCGCGGCCACAAGGGTCAGAAGGCCCGCAGCGGCGCTGGCAAGGGCAGCTTCTTCGAAGGCGGCCGCAGCACCCTGATCAGCCGCCTGCCCAAGCGCGGTTTCAACAACGTCGGCATCACCTTCGAAGTGGTGAACCTGGCTGGTCTCGACATGATCGAGGACACCATCACCACCATCGACCGCAACACGCTGGAACTCGCGGGCCTGGTGCGCCGCAAGAACCGTCCCGTGAAGCTGCTCGGCAACGGTGAACTCAGCCGCGCCCTGACCATTCACGTTGACGCCGCCAGCGAAGGCGCGGTCAAGGCCGTGGAAGCTGCCGGCGGCAAGGTCATCCTGCCCGCCGTGAAGACGGAAAGCGCCGAGAAGGCGGAGTAA
- the secY gene encoding preprotein translocase subunit SecY, giving the protein MLRAFRDAFRIPDLQRKIVFTLLLLAVYRLGSAIPTPGVNTAALEQATSGGLFGLISMLSGGNLSQFSIFALGVLPYITASIVIQLMTTTIPALEKLSKEGEEGRKKINQFTRYAAVGLGAVQATFFSLYITSQPQFLAPGWDTGIFTLLVMVLTQVAGIAFTMWIGERITEVGVGNGISLIITAGIIAVYPREFSATAQLLRTDQVQVLSLVAFVAVVLLTIAGIVYVYQAERRVPVTYARARAGAAGQARGAGQATWLPIKVNQAGVIPVIFASAMLIIPNLIASATVTRAPAVNAWIQTNLTFGQPLYLLLESVLIFGFTYLYNSVQFDPKRIAEQLREAGGFIPGVRPGTPTAEFLGTISARLSLWGAIFLVVLTIIPQLVQKVTGITTFQFSGTGLLIIVGVALETLKQLEAQLTVRRYDGFISKGRIRGRLNN; this is encoded by the coding sequence ATGCTGCGCGCCTTCCGCGACGCGTTCCGGATTCCGGATCTTCAGCGGAAGATTGTCTTCACCCTGCTGCTCCTCGCGGTGTACCGACTCGGGAGTGCCATTCCCACTCCCGGCGTTAACACCGCCGCACTTGAACAGGCCACCTCTGGTGGCCTTTTCGGGTTGATCAGCATGCTGTCGGGCGGCAATCTTTCGCAGTTCTCGATCTTCGCGCTGGGGGTGCTGCCGTACATCACGGCCAGCATCGTGATTCAGCTGATGACCACCACCATCCCCGCCCTGGAGAAACTCTCCAAGGAGGGCGAGGAAGGCCGCAAGAAGATCAACCAGTTCACCCGCTACGCGGCGGTGGGCCTGGGGGCCGTGCAGGCCACCTTCTTCTCGCTGTACATCACGTCTCAGCCGCAGTTCCTGGCGCCCGGGTGGGACACCGGGATTTTCACGCTGCTCGTGATGGTCCTGACCCAGGTGGCCGGCATTGCCTTCACCATGTGGATCGGGGAGCGCATCACCGAGGTGGGCGTGGGCAACGGCATCAGCCTGATCATCACCGCCGGCATCATCGCGGTGTACCCGCGTGAGTTCAGCGCGACCGCCCAGCTGCTTCGCACCGATCAGGTGCAGGTCCTGTCGCTCGTGGCCTTCGTGGCCGTCGTGCTGCTGACCATCGCCGGGATCGTGTACGTGTACCAGGCCGAGCGCCGCGTGCCCGTCACGTACGCCCGCGCGCGGGCCGGTGCGGCCGGACAGGCCCGCGGGGCCGGTCAGGCCACCTGGCTGCCCATCAAGGTGAACCAGGCGGGCGTGATTCCGGTCATCTTCGCCTCGGCGATGCTGATCATTCCCAACCTGATCGCCAGCGCCACGGTCACGCGGGCGCCGGCCGTGAACGCCTGGATCCAGACGAACCTGACCTTCGGGCAGCCGCTGTACCTGCTGCTGGAATCGGTGCTGATCTTCGGGTTCACGTACCTGTACAACTCGGTGCAGTTCGACCCGAAGCGCATTGCCGAGCAGCTGCGCGAGGCCGGCGGTTTCATTCCGGGTGTCCGTCCGGGCACCCCGACTGCCGAGTTCCTGGGCACGATCAGTGCCCGTCTGAGCCTGTGGGGCGCGATCTTCCTGGTGGTGCTGACCATCATTCCGCAGCTGGTGCAGAAGGTCACGGGCATCACGACCTTCCAGTTCTCCGGGACGGGCCTGCTGATCATCGTGGGCGTGGCCCTCGAGACGCTCAAGCAGCTTGAGGCGCAGCTGACGGTCCGGCGTTACGACGGGTTCATCAGCAAGGGCCGCATCCGTGGCCGCCTGAACAACTGA